One genomic region from Streptomyces sp. Li-HN-5-11 encodes:
- a CDS encoding SDR family oxidoreductase, which translates to MTSAVRAEDLIIGITPFREPDARLAASVSRAGGLGVLDLGDGDRAAREALARLRQWAPGRFGVRIAPHCRTDPSELAGGGGRRTASGPHTVVLGADSPWHIGDVTAEYRVLVEVTDLEQALAAVRSGAHGLIARGSESGGRVGELSTFVLLQQLLAAPGVDLPVWACGGIGPRTAAAAVAGGAAGVVLDSQLALLAESGLPEAAAAALRSMDGSETTVVAGHRVLRRRGPDAPEVTSDDPAQVSAALGAQDPCTQLLPVGQDGFLAARFAERWGDTSGTVRALTCAVREAVRDDGPAAALRPGSPMSRALGTELPVAQGPMTRVSDQARFAAAVAGEGALPFVALALASGEQARTVLTETRAAVAGRPWGVGVLGFVPEDVRAAQLEAVRELRPTHAIIAGGRPAQAEALERAGISTFLHVPSPGLLRQFLEAGARRFVFEGAECGGHVGPRGSFPLWEAQLAVLDDFLGAEEGTAEAVEVFFAGGVHDERSAAMVAALAAPLTARGARVGVLMGTAYLFTEEAVTCGAVQPLFQEQVVGARRTTLLKTAPGHATRCVPSPFSDGYQKFEAGLRARGVPERRIWEELERLNVGRLRIASKGVERDAAGALIAVGTERQLAEGMFMAGEVAVLRSATTTIGALHRSVTDGAVDFLAARASTARERLGRDRSVTPDAPAPLDIAVVGMACMFPQAPDLAAFWANVLAGHDAVGEVPPERWDPTVHYSPGTDGATASKWGGFLPRIPFDPLRYGIPPASLGSIEPVQLLSLEAARRALEDAGYGDGGREFDRARTSVVFGAEAGSDLSNAATLRAVLPSYYGKVPDGLDEQLPRLTEDSFPGMLSNVISGRIANRLDLGGANYTVDAACASSLAAVDVACKELVGGTSDVVLCGGADLHNGINDYTLFSSVHALSPSGRCRAFDSSADGIALGEGVACVVLKRLADAERDGDRIYGVIKGVGSSSDGRSRGLTAPRPEGQRTALQRAYRNAGVSPAEVGLVEAHGTGTVVGDRTELTVLSEVFTEAGARTGGCALGSVKSQIGHTKCAAGLAGLIKTVLSLHTGVRPPTLHVERPNPAWREEDSPFVFHTEARPWAAPAGERLAGVSAFGFGGTNFHVVLGGYGDAVPPVHGLDAWPAELFTFRGKDMAAAHRAVEEILEVAETDGRPWRLRDLALSASRRSDAGRAPVQVAVVATAVEGPGGLVAQLRRALAGEHDPAAGIHLAGGRDLAGGRDTDARASGGAGPEVAGAGPEVAGAGMPGPAPVPRPAASAASPSPACGGRETVAGRADAGDETAAAGGKVAFLFPGQGSQRPGMLADVFIAFPELQRYLHLGRDHAGALYPPTAFDDAARGRHQAALTDTRVAQPALGVAGLAAHALLTAVGVRPDMAAGHSYGELVALCAAGAIEPEALLQLSAERAAAILAATGGDDPGTMAAVAASPEDVERALRESGAPASVVVANHNAPRQTVVSGPTEDVAAAVRLLRRAGLGAKRIPVACAFHSPLVADAGKRFAQALAQQAVGVPEFPVWSNRAAAPYGDDAGAVRAELAAQIGAQVRFVAQIEAMYAAGARIFVEAGPGCVLTRLVSQILGDRPHRTVACEPRPGSGLRGWLDALAQLAVAGLPVRTGRLFQGRDAVDAARTPAPTRPGWTVDGQLVRTAAGDLLPGALAPARRVVETTVTTNPPQGVPGPADPEALIADFLRTSREMVAAQRDVMLTYFGAARGQWQAPAVPTPAAVGAVRPALPGLARDQPAPAAGSPALQQPVLHPEPAPAPAPVTEADVLRTVLEIISERTGYPVDMIEPGLDLEADLSIDSIKRAEIAGELAKRLGADGGADVTGLDDAELEDLTKARTAAAVAGWLAARLTGPAAGGVSGRSEPPLEPEPPAPGGPQEPQGFPAVTGEAPKRFQLRPVLLEQQDASGPADSSSALAGRRFVVVGGSHCRDVCEEVLARLTVHGAQAEHLASDDRLTEDDGPVDGILYLDSLTPTGPPVLPAAFPAFQAALRHAPRLLLAVRPVDALRSAGLHGLFRTVAREYPETLARVVDLDDTSPTAVADALVAELLLPGADAPVVLRTAAGRHGLELVETPLGVLATNGAGPAGDGAAEAAALGLDRDSVVLLVGGARGITAKFAAALASASRCRIELLGRTPAPSGREDPRTAAARTPAELRAALAAQKDMSASEINRAAGLVLAQREITATLEELAALGSPARYHSVDFREPGAALQAVKETYAEHGRLDGVVYAAGVIEDRLIAEKTAESFQRVYATKTSGAETLLTALEQLPNGPAFTVLFGSVSAVLGNRGQADYAAANDALQCLAAAWSARTGRRTLTVHWGPWAPTGGHAGMVTPELGREYARRGIRLIDPEEGTAALLRELAYGDESTAVVYTASGW; encoded by the coding sequence ATGACCTCTGCTGTGCGCGCCGAAGACCTGATCATCGGAATCACCCCGTTCCGGGAGCCGGACGCAAGGCTCGCCGCGTCGGTCAGCCGGGCCGGCGGGCTCGGGGTGCTCGACCTCGGAGACGGCGACCGGGCAGCGCGGGAGGCACTGGCACGGTTGAGACAGTGGGCGCCCGGCCGGTTCGGCGTGCGGATCGCGCCGCACTGCCGGACGGATCCTTCGGAGCTCGCGGGAGGCGGCGGCCGCCGTACCGCCTCCGGCCCGCACACCGTCGTCCTCGGCGCCGACTCGCCGTGGCACATCGGCGATGTCACCGCCGAGTACCGCGTGCTCGTCGAGGTCACCGACCTGGAGCAGGCGCTCGCGGCGGTCCGCTCCGGGGCGCACGGGCTGATCGCCCGCGGCAGCGAAAGCGGCGGCCGGGTCGGTGAGCTCAGCACCTTCGTCCTGCTCCAGCAGCTCCTCGCCGCGCCCGGCGTGGACCTGCCGGTCTGGGCGTGCGGCGGCATCGGCCCCCGTACGGCCGCGGCCGCGGTGGCGGGCGGAGCGGCCGGGGTCGTCCTGGACAGTCAGCTCGCGCTGCTGGCCGAGTCGGGCCTGCCGGAGGCCGCGGCCGCGGCACTGCGGTCCATGGACGGTTCCGAGACCACGGTCGTGGCCGGTCACCGGGTACTGCGCCGCCGTGGCCCGGACGCCCCGGAGGTGACCTCCGACGACCCGGCACAGGTGTCCGCGGCGCTCGGCGCTCAGGATCCGTGCACCCAGTTGCTCCCCGTGGGCCAGGACGGCTTCCTCGCCGCCCGCTTCGCCGAGCGCTGGGGCGACACCAGTGGGACGGTCCGCGCACTGACCTGCGCCGTACGGGAGGCCGTGCGCGACGACGGACCGGCCGCGGCGCTGCGACCCGGATCCCCGATGAGCCGGGCGCTCGGCACCGAACTGCCCGTCGCCCAGGGGCCGATGACCCGGGTCAGCGACCAGGCCCGGTTCGCGGCGGCCGTCGCAGGTGAGGGCGCCCTGCCGTTCGTCGCGCTCGCGCTCGCGAGCGGTGAACAGGCGCGCACGGTGCTGACCGAGACCCGCGCCGCCGTGGCCGGCCGGCCCTGGGGAGTCGGTGTCCTCGGCTTCGTGCCGGAGGACGTGCGCGCCGCCCAGCTGGAGGCCGTACGGGAGTTACGTCCCACCCACGCGATCATCGCGGGCGGGCGGCCGGCCCAGGCCGAGGCGCTGGAACGGGCCGGCATCAGCACCTTCCTCCATGTGCCCTCACCGGGGCTGCTGCGGCAGTTCCTGGAGGCGGGAGCGCGCCGGTTCGTGTTCGAGGGCGCGGAGTGCGGCGGCCACGTCGGCCCGCGGGGCAGCTTCCCGCTCTGGGAGGCCCAACTCGCCGTTCTGGACGACTTTCTGGGCGCCGAAGAGGGCACGGCGGAGGCCGTCGAGGTGTTCTTCGCGGGCGGCGTCCACGACGAGCGGTCGGCCGCGATGGTCGCGGCACTCGCCGCCCCGCTGACCGCACGCGGCGCACGCGTCGGCGTCCTCATGGGCACCGCCTACCTGTTCACCGAGGAGGCGGTGACCTGCGGTGCCGTCCAGCCTCTCTTCCAGGAACAGGTCGTAGGCGCGCGCCGGACCACGCTGCTCAAGACCGCGCCCGGCCACGCCACCCGTTGCGTGCCCAGCCCGTTCAGCGACGGCTACCAGAAGTTCGAGGCCGGGTTACGCGCGCGGGGTGTGCCCGAGCGCCGGATCTGGGAGGAGCTGGAGCGGCTCAACGTGGGCCGGCTGCGCATCGCCAGCAAGGGAGTCGAGCGGGACGCCGCAGGAGCGCTCATCGCCGTCGGCACGGAACGCCAGCTCGCCGAGGGCATGTTCATGGCCGGAGAGGTGGCGGTGCTCCGCTCGGCGACGACGACCATCGGCGCACTGCACCGTTCGGTGACCGACGGCGCCGTGGACTTCCTCGCCGCCAGGGCGAGCACGGCGCGCGAACGACTGGGCAGGGACCGCTCCGTGACGCCCGACGCGCCCGCACCACTTGACATCGCTGTCGTCGGCATGGCCTGCATGTTCCCGCAGGCCCCCGACCTCGCCGCCTTCTGGGCGAACGTCCTCGCCGGTCACGACGCGGTCGGCGAGGTGCCGCCCGAGCGCTGGGACCCCACCGTGCACTACTCCCCCGGCACGGACGGTGCCACGGCGTCGAAGTGGGGCGGCTTCCTGCCCCGTATCCCCTTCGACCCGCTCCGCTACGGCATCCCGCCGGCCTCCCTGGGCAGCATCGAGCCCGTCCAGCTGCTGTCCCTGGAGGCGGCCCGGCGCGCACTGGAGGACGCCGGATACGGCGACGGGGGAAGGGAGTTCGACCGCGCGCGCACCTCCGTCGTGTTCGGTGCCGAGGCTGGCAGTGACCTGTCCAACGCGGCCACCCTGCGGGCCGTACTGCCGTCCTACTACGGGAAGGTGCCCGACGGACTGGACGAGCAACTGCCCAGGCTCACCGAGGACTCGTTTCCCGGCATGCTGTCCAATGTCATCTCGGGCCGGATCGCCAACCGGCTCGACCTCGGCGGTGCCAACTACACGGTCGACGCCGCGTGCGCGTCCTCGCTCGCCGCCGTCGACGTCGCCTGCAAGGAGCTCGTCGGCGGCACCAGCGACGTCGTCCTGTGCGGGGGCGCCGACCTGCACAACGGCATCAACGACTACACCCTCTTCTCCTCCGTGCACGCCCTCTCCCCGAGCGGACGGTGCCGCGCCTTCGACAGCTCGGCGGACGGTATCGCGCTCGGCGAGGGCGTCGCCTGCGTCGTCCTGAAGCGACTGGCGGACGCCGAACGCGACGGTGACCGGATCTACGGAGTGATCAAGGGAGTCGGAAGCTCCAGCGACGGCCGCTCGCGCGGCCTGACCGCACCCCGCCCGGAGGGTCAGCGGACCGCACTGCAGCGGGCGTACCGCAACGCCGGCGTCTCACCGGCCGAAGTCGGACTGGTGGAGGCGCACGGCACGGGGACAGTGGTCGGCGACCGCACCGAACTGACCGTTCTCAGCGAGGTGTTCACCGAGGCCGGTGCTCGGACGGGAGGCTGTGCGCTCGGCTCGGTGAAGTCGCAGATCGGGCACACCAAGTGCGCCGCCGGTCTCGCGGGCCTGATCAAGACCGTGCTGTCCCTCCACACCGGGGTGAGACCGCCGACGCTTCACGTGGAGCGGCCCAACCCGGCGTGGCGGGAGGAGGACAGCCCGTTCGTCTTCCACACCGAGGCGCGGCCCTGGGCGGCTCCGGCCGGTGAGCGGCTCGCCGGTGTGAGCGCGTTCGGCTTCGGCGGTACCAACTTCCATGTGGTGCTGGGCGGTTACGGTGACGCCGTACCGCCGGTCCACGGCCTGGACGCCTGGCCGGCCGAGCTGTTCACCTTCCGCGGGAAGGACATGGCGGCTGCGCACCGCGCCGTCGAGGAGATCCTTGAGGTCGCCGAGACCGACGGCCGCCCGTGGCGCCTGCGCGACCTCGCCCTGAGCGCCTCCCGGCGTTCCGATGCCGGCCGGGCGCCGGTACAGGTGGCGGTGGTCGCCACGGCGGTGGAGGGCCCGGGCGGCCTGGTCGCTCAGCTGCGCAGAGCGCTGGCGGGCGAGCACGATCCTGCGGCGGGAATCCATCTCGCGGGTGGCCGGGACCTCGCGGGTGGCCGGGACACCGATGCCCGCGCATCCGGGGGAGCCGGGCCAGAGGTGGCGGGGGCCGGGCCAGAGGTGGCGGGAGCCGGAATGCCGGGGCCGGCGCCTGTGCCGCGCCCGGCAGCATCCGCCGCATCGCCGTCCCCGGCGTGCGGTGGCCGGGAGACCGTGGCCGGACGGGCGGACGCCGGGGACGAGACGGCGGCAGCCGGCGGCAAGGTCGCCTTCCTCTTCCCCGGGCAGGGCAGTCAGCGACCCGGGATGCTCGCGGATGTGTTCATCGCCTTCCCCGAGCTCCAGCGCTATCTGCACCTCGGACGCGACCACGCCGGCGCGCTCTACCCGCCCACCGCCTTCGACGACGCCGCCAGGGGCCGCCACCAGGCCGCCCTCACCGACACCCGGGTCGCCCAGCCCGCGCTGGGCGTCGCCGGGCTCGCCGCCCACGCCCTGCTCACCGCCGTCGGCGTACGGCCGGACATGGCGGCCGGCCACAGTTACGGCGAGCTGGTCGCCCTGTGCGCGGCCGGCGCCATCGAGCCGGAGGCCCTGCTGCAGCTGAGCGCCGAACGCGCGGCGGCGATCCTTGCGGCCACGGGAGGGGACGACCCCGGGACGATGGCCGCCGTCGCGGCGAGCCCCGAGGACGTCGAGCGTGCCCTGCGTGAGAGCGGCGCCCCGGCCTCGGTCGTCGTCGCCAACCACAACGCGCCCCGGCAGACCGTCGTCTCCGGCCCGACGGAGGACGTCGCCGCCGCGGTGCGGCTGCTGCGCCGCGCCGGTCTCGGCGCCAAGCGCATCCCCGTGGCCTGCGCCTTCCACAGCCCCCTGGTGGCCGACGCCGGAAAGCGGTTCGCCCAGGCGCTCGCCCAGCAGGCCGTGGGAGTGCCCGAGTTCCCGGTGTGGTCCAACCGCGCCGCCGCTCCCTACGGCGACGACGCCGGCGCGGTCCGCGCGGAACTGGCCGCGCAGATCGGCGCACAGGTGCGCTTCGTCGCGCAGATCGAGGCCATGTACGCGGCGGGGGCGCGGATCTTCGTCGAGGCGGGCCCCGGCTGTGTCCTTACGCGCCTGGTGTCCCAGATCCTCGGCGACCGACCGCACCGCACCGTCGCGTGCGAGCCGCGCCCCGGCAGCGGACTGCGCGGCTGGCTCGACGCTCTGGCCCAACTGGCCGTCGCGGGACTGCCGGTGCGCACCGGGCGGCTCTTCCAGGGACGCGACGCCGTCGACGCGGCCCGGACGCCCGCACCCACGCGGCCCGGCTGGACGGTCGACGGACAACTGGTCCGTACCGCCGCCGGAGATCTCCTCCCCGGTGCCCTCGCACCGGCCCGACGCGTTGTGGAGACCACTGTGACGACGAACCCCCCGCAGGGTGTCCCCGGCCCTGCCGACCCGGAAGCGCTGATCGCCGACTTCCTGCGCACGAGCCGGGAGATGGTGGCAGCGCAGCGCGATGTCATGCTGACGTACTTCGGTGCCGCGCGAGGGCAGTGGCAGGCTCCGGCGGTGCCCACTCCCGCCGCGGTCGGCGCCGTCCGGCCCGCCCTCCCCGGCCTCGCCCGGGATCAGCCCGCGCCGGCGGCCGGGTCTCCGGCGCTCCAGCAGCCAGTGCTCCACCCGGAACCGGCACCCGCGCCGGCGCCCGTCACGGAGGCGGACGTGCTCCGGACCGTGCTGGAGATCATCAGCGAGCGCACCGGCTACCCCGTCGACATGATCGAGCCCGGCCTCGACCTCGAGGCGGACCTCAGCATCGACTCGATCAAGCGTGCGGAGATCGCCGGTGAGCTGGCCAAACGCCTGGGTGCCGACGGCGGCGCGGACGTCACCGGCCTTGACGACGCGGAGCTGGAGGACCTGACGAAGGCCCGTACCGCGGCCGCGGTGGCCGGGTGGCTCGCGGCGCGACTGACGGGACCCGCCGCGGGTGGCGTGAGCGGGCGGTCCGAGCCGCCGCTGGAGCCCGAGCCCCCGGCGCCAGGCGGACCCCAGGAGCCGCAGGGGTTCCCGGCGGTGACCGGCGAGGCACCGAAGCGTTTCCAGCTGCGGCCGGTGCTCTTGGAGCAGCAGGACGCGAGCGGCCCCGCGGACTCGTCCTCCGCCCTGGCCGGCCGGCGGTTCGTCGTCGTCGGCGGCAGCCACTGCCGGGACGTGTGCGAGGAAGTCCTGGCCCGGCTCACCGTGCACGGCGCCCAGGCGGAGCACCTCGCGTCGGACGACCGTCTCACGGAGGACGACGGCCCGGTGGACGGCATCCTCTACCTCGACTCCCTCACCCCCACCGGCCCTCCCGTCCTGCCCGCCGCCTTCCCCGCGTTCCAGGCCGCGCTGCGCCACGCCCCGCGCCTGCTGCTCGCCGTACGACCGGTGGACGCCCTCCGTTCGGCCGGACTGCACGGCCTGTTCCGTACCGTCGCGCGCGAGTACCCCGAGACCCTCGCGCGGGTGGTCGACCTCGACGACACCTCGCCCACGGCCGTCGCCGACGCGCTGGTGGCCGAGCTGCTGCTGCCCGGGGCCGACGCTCCCGTCGTTCTGCGCACGGCCGCCGGCCGGCACGGGCTGGAGCTGGTCGAGACCCCTCTCGGCGTGCTCGCCACCAACGGCGCCGGACCGGCCGGCGACGGGGCCGCCGAAGCCGCCGCGCTGGGGCTGGACCGGGACTCCGTGGTGCTGCTGGTCGGCGGGGCCCGCGGCATCACCGCGAAGTTCGCCGCCGCGCTCGCCTCGGCCTCCCGGTGCCGCATCGAACTCCTCGGACGTACGCCCGCGCCGAGCGGCCGCGAGGATCCGCGGACCGCCGCCGCCCGCACCCCTGCCGAACTGCGCGCCGCGCTCGCCGCCCAAAAGGACATGAGCGCGTCCGAGATTAACCGCGCCGCCGGACTCGTCCTGGCGCAGCGTGAGATCACGGCCACCCTGGAGGAGCTGGCGGCCCTCGGCAGTCCGGCCCGCTACCACAGCGTCGACTTCCGGGAACCGGGCGCCGCGCTTCAGGCGGTGAAGGAGACGTACGCGGAGCACGGCCGCCTGGACGGTGTCGTCTACGCGGCCGGGGTGATCGAGGACCGGCTGATCGCCGAGAAGACCGCGGAGTCCTTCCAGCGGGTGTACGCAACGAAGACGAGCGGCGCCGAGACGCTGCTGACGGCACTGGAGCAACTCCCGAACGGACCCGCGTTCACCGTCCTGTTCGGCAGCGTCTCGGCCGTCCTCGGCAACCGCGGCCAGGCCGACTACGCGGCCGCCAACGACGCCCTGCAGTGCCTCGCCGCCGCCTGGTCGGCCCGCACCGGACGACGGACGCTGACCGTGCACTGGGGCCCGTGGGCGCCGACCGGAGGCCACGCGGGCATGGTGACCCCGGAACTCGGGCGCGAGTACGCCCGGCGCGGGATCAGGCTGATCGACCCGGAGGAGGGCACCGCGGCGCTGCTGCGCGAGCTCGCCTACGGCGACGAGTCGACCGCCGTCGTCTACACCGCCTCGGGCTGGTGA
- a CDS encoding winged helix-turn-helix domain-containing protein, translating into MLEIPLTFADLTRVRTALLGPLAETVLSLDALQRGDAAVVFDAWRARTRPRMPADASALARGIVGARGGLLDLVSPAGATVDLAEGIDRTLGSTRLRDELALYPAGFRARMPYWIAGAAQGQATAVRHFAAALRAAHRITVAPYWDRIHACLTAERVAVTELMAAEGIGGMLASLHPLIHWRAPVLTVEYARWLSGRRLELRGRDLILAPSFFARRILVFTAPGGQEVILIYPMARDFLATADVFGAPARRGHTLEALLGRTRASVLRAADGVGTGDLARRLGISAAGASQHTTVLRQAGLITSRRLGQTVRHTLTPLGRALLDQQHPST; encoded by the coding sequence ATGCTGGAGATACCGCTGACTTTCGCCGATCTGACCCGTGTCCGGACCGCTCTGCTCGGACCGCTGGCGGAGACCGTGCTCAGCCTGGACGCGCTGCAACGCGGTGACGCCGCTGTCGTGTTCGACGCCTGGCGTGCGAGGACCCGGCCCCGGATGCCGGCGGATGCCTCGGCGCTGGCCCGCGGCATCGTGGGGGCACGCGGCGGTTTACTGGACCTGGTCTCGCCGGCCGGAGCCACCGTCGACCTTGCCGAAGGCATCGACCGCACACTCGGCTCAACACGGCTGCGCGACGAACTCGCGCTCTACCCTGCCGGCTTCCGGGCCCGGATGCCGTACTGGATCGCCGGTGCCGCCCAGGGGCAGGCCACCGCCGTACGCCACTTCGCGGCGGCGTTGCGCGCCGCTCACCGGATCACGGTGGCGCCGTACTGGGATCGCATCCACGCATGTCTCACCGCCGAGCGCGTCGCTGTCACCGAGCTGATGGCGGCCGAAGGCATCGGGGGCATGCTCGCCTCGCTGCATCCATTGATCCACTGGCGGGCGCCCGTACTGACCGTGGAGTACGCCCGCTGGTTGAGCGGCCGCCGGCTGGAACTCCGTGGCCGTGACCTGATTCTCGCGCCGTCGTTCTTCGCCCGGCGGATCCTGGTCTTCACGGCCCCCGGCGGCCAGGAGGTGATACTCATCTACCCGATGGCCCGCGACTTCCTGGCAACCGCCGACGTCTTCGGTGCTCCAGCCCGCCGCGGCCACACCTTGGAAGCCCTGCTCGGCCGCACCCGCGCATCCGTCCTGCGAGCCGCCGACGGCGTTGGCACCGGCGACCTGGCCCGCCGGCTCGGCATCTCCGCGGCCGGCGCCAGCCAGCACACCACCGTGCTGCGCCAGGCCGGCCTGATCACCTCCCGGCGCCTCGGCCAGACCGTGCGCCACACCCTCACTCCCCTGGGACGAGCCCTCCTCGACCAGCAGCACCCATCCACGTGA